DNA sequence from the Sinomonas terrae genome:
ATAAGCTGTGACTGCGCCCAGTACTCGTCAGTAGGGGTATCGCAACCGGACCGCGCACGATAGCGTCTATGACCTGACCCAGCAATGAAGCAGGGTCGAAGTGGGTACTGAATTCGGTACTTGGGTGACAGGCGAAGGGGCGTGCCGTGGCAGCAAGGTTCGAGGTGCTCAAGGATGAGGCAAGGCTTTACCGAGTGCAGTTGAGGTCGGCCGAGGGGGTGGTCGTGGCAGTCGCCCAGGGACTTCAGTCTCTTGATGCGGTCAAGCACGTGATCGCCTCCGTGCGGGAAAGCGCAGCAATCGGGCTAGTGGTGGATATGACGCAGCCCTTCTGACGCCTCCAGCGTCATGACGAGGTGCAACGTTGGTGCAACCTCGTCGGACGCGATGAGAGAGGCCCCCGCGTACACTGTGAGGCACGGCACACATAAGGGAGTGGGTGGACGTGCGGACAGTGCAGCGGGTGCCCGCGGGGCAGGAGGCAGCGCGCGACGTCGTGGAAGACTCGTGGCGCCGTTCCTTCCGGACGCATCCACGTCGCGAAGATGCCGCGGTGGAGAGCGTACTGGGGGAGGACGAGCTTCGAAGCTACCGTGAAGGCCACGCGCTGGCTCCCGTCATGCCGCTTATCTCGGAGCTCTTGGTGCAGCCCGCAACTGACGCAGGGACCGTCGTCGCTGTCGGCGACGAGAGTGGAAGGCTCCTGTGGATCGACGGTGATCGGACGGTCCGTCGGCGCGCCGAGCGGATGGCGTTCCTCGAGGGCGCCGACTGGTCGGAGGGCAGCATCGGCACGAGCGCGCCGGGTACGGCGCTCGCGACGCGCGGTCCGATCCAGATCGCCGGGCCGGAGCATTTCAGCCCTCTCGTCGAGGCTTTCTCGTGCACGGCTGTGCCGATACGCGACCCGCGCTCAGGCGAGCCCATCGGCGTCGTCGACATCACGGGAGGCGAGCAGGCCATCTCCGGCTACGCGATGCCCCTCGTCCGGGCCGCCGTCGCCGCAGCGGAGGAGCGCCTCCGCGCGCTCGCGTCAGCGTCAAGGGGAAGCCGCCGCGCGCCGTCGTCCGCTCCTGCCGTGCTCTCGGTCACCGGGCGCGATCACGGGGTCCTCCGCTCGGGCGAGAGGACTCTGAACCTGTCCGTCCGCCATTCGGAGATCCTTGTGGTCCTGGCAGACAACCCAAGAGGCCTCACCGCGGAAGAGCTTTCCGACCGGCTGTACGAGCAGTCCGTGCCGGCTGTGACGTTGCGCGCGGAACTGGTGCGGCTCCGCAAGGTCATCGAGCGCTTCGACGGCGGTGTCGTGCTGCATTCCCGCCCCTACCGCGTCGAGGGGCTCGAGGTCGACTCAATGCACGCACTGGCCCAGCTCGAGCGGGGATCCCACCGCCTTGCGCTGAATTCCTACGGTGGCCAGATCCTTCCGCGTTCGGAGTCCCCAGCGATCGCGGAGCTCCGCGACGAGCTCTCCGCAACCCTCCGCGAGGCCGTGGTGGGAAGCGCGGGCGCCGATGTCCTGATGGCGTACCTCCAGCTCCCCGAAGCAGCGGACGACACCGAAGCCTGGCAGACCGCGCTCCGCCTCCTTCCGCCGCGCTCGCCCAAGCGGGCAGCCGTTGTGGCCCACCTCGAGCGGCTTCTGGGCGCCTGAGGGATCTGGGGGCGCGGGCCTCCGCTTCTCCCTCTTGATGGGAGGCGAAGAAGGTCGCGGACAGGGTCTGGAATTCTGTCGGTGGGGGAACGTACGCTCCAGATGTCGGAAGCGTCCGGCTCCCGCAGACGACCAAGGAGATCTGTTATGCCCACGATTCTGAACCCATACCTCAGCTTCAAGGACAACGCCCGCGAGGCGATGAACTTCTACCAGTCGGTCCTCGGGGGTGACCTCACGATCTCCACCTTCGACGACTTCCATGCGGCTCAGGACGAGTCCGAAGGTCCGCTCGTGATGCACTCGATGCTGACGACTCCGAGCGGTATCACCCTCATGGCCTCGGACACTCCCGAACGCATGGAATACCGCCCCGGAACCAACTTCTCGATCTCCCTCAGCGGGGATGACGAGGAGGAGCTGCGCGGCTACTGGGACAAACTCACTGACGGCGCGACCATCACGATGCCCCTCGAGAAGGCCATGTGGGGCGACACTTTCGGCATGCTCGTCGACAAGTTCGGCATCTCTTGGCTTGTCAACGTCGCCAGCCAGCCGGAAGGCCAGTCCAGCGAGGAATCAGCAGCTGACGTCACACCGCAGGTGTAGGGGCAGCGCACGCTGCTGCAAACGGGCGTGCGGATAACGGGCGACTGGGCGCTCACGAAGCGGGGCGGTCCTCGCGCTTCTGCTTCGTGAGCGTCTCGTCGATGATGTCGCGGATTTCGAGCAGCAGTTCGGGCGAGAGATCGCTCGTGAGGCTGCGGGCTGCGAAGCTCTTGACCTCGGCCTCCCGCATGGCGCGCAGGAGGTCGAGCTGGGCCGCCACCCGGGCCGGGGTCTCGGCGTCGGCGTTCGTGAGGAACGCTGCCGGAACTCCGAAGAAGTCCGCGAGGGCCTCGAGGAGGTCCGTGTCGGGAGTCATCGGTCCGGTACCGGCGCGCATATAGTGCCACCGCTGGCGGGAGATGTGGAGGCCGCGGTCCTCGACGGCCTTCTTGATGTCCGGGAACGTGTACCGGTGGCCCCCCTCGGCCGCGACGACGTCCAAGAGCGTGTTGAGACGCTCCGCCAGAACCTCCTCGGGCTTCTGAGGTTCGTGCTCAGGCATAGAGGGCTCCCTCCGATTTCTTGACAAGCTTCGATTCGGACTCGCTCAGCAGATTCCCGCCTGCGGCGAGATTGCTGTCGAGGATCTCGACGAGGGTGCGATGCAGCCGCGCGCGTGGATTGCGGCCAAGCACTCCCTTGAGAGGAACGGATACCGAGTCTATGACGACACCGGCGTGAGCGGTGCGCCGCCACACGGGGTGGAGCCGCAGGAGATGGTAGCGCTCGTAGAGCTGCCACTGGGCTACGCGCTCCGAAATCGAGGGCAGCATGAGACCGAACGAGAGCAGGAGCGCTGCAGTGCCCTCGAGGGCCTGGAAGGCGTTCTGCAGAAACGGCTCGTAGTCCAGACCGACGAAGGTCAGGACGATGAGCTGCCGTAGGAATTTCGCGGCGAAGGCCACCACGGTGATCACGCAGCCCAGCGCGACTGAGGTGAATCCGGTGCGGAACATGGCCGAAGCCATCTGGGGGAGGTAGCGCAGGCAGACGATGGTCACTTCGACGGACACCGCGGCAAGGAACGCGCACAAGGTCGCCATGAAGACGAAGACGCCCACATCGCTCTGCGACACTGCGTCGAACGCGGGACGGGAGAGATGCTGGTCCACCGTGACGGCGCCGGCCGTGGACGCGCAGGCAAACGCCACGCAGTAGACGGTCATGGCCGCCGTCGTCTGCAGGAGGCCGCGTCGCAGGACCGGCTCCTGCTCCTCGGGGGCGACCACTGCCTTCACGATTGCCGTTCGGAACAACCCGAACGAGAGCATGATGAGGCAACCGCTCATGAGGCTGGCCATGCCCGGCAGTCCCAGGCTGGAGTCGACCGAGCGGAAGACGGCTGGGTAGCTGATCGTGGTCGCGAGCGCGGCGGGCAGGGCGACGAAGAAGACGAGGTCGCCTCGCTGGCGAATGCACGAGGGGAGTCGCGAGAGTACGAGCAGCCACAGCGCCACGATGGACGCGAGGACGATCACCCGAACACCCCTCTGAAGTTCCCCGGCTCTACTCGCCCGGCGCGACGGGTGCGGGCCAGCGCATCCGCGAAGAGGTCGGCGAGTGACTCGGCGACGATCTCGGGCTCCGTGTGCCGCTGGCAACGGGCGAGGCACTTTGATACAAGGCTCGGACTGAGATCGGGCAGGAGGGTTGCGAGGTGCTCCTCTTCGTCCATGAGCCGCTCGTGGTTGAGGGCCATGTGGGCGAATTCGTGGAGGATGATCTGCTCGCGGTGCAGCGGCGAGGAAGTCTCGGCGTGCAGGATGAGGTCGGTTTCTGGGAGGGAAAACCAGAGCCCGGAAATTTGGTTTCTGGCGAGTTCCTTGACTTCGCGGATCACGATCGACTTGCCGCGATCGTCCTCGAGGAGCTCGCGGAGGTCTTCGAGGGTGACGCGTTCGGGAACGTCGAGGTCGTGAAACGCCGCGGCTGCTTGGCCGCGAAGCTGTTCCATGTCCATAACGCCACCCTTGGTCTCACCTGCGGACTCGCACCAGAATATCAGGGCTTGGACACGTCCATTTATCACGACAAACCAGAAATGTCACAAAAGATACATAACCCTTTCACAAAAGTGATGGACACGTGACCGTTTCGGTCAGTAGAGTCGGTCGCGTGACGGTCGCTCGGCCGGTCGGTTATCCCTTTGTGTTCAAGGCTGGCAAGTGATCAAACGGTTGTGGCAGTTTCCCGCTGTCATCGGCGGAACTGCGCTGCTCACTTTCTGCGGCGTGAGCGCACTTCAAGCCAGCGTGAACGGCCCGCTCCGCGCCTTCGGGGCGAGCGTCGAGGCGGCGCGTGCGAGCGCTTCGGCCAGCGCGGCTGCCCTCGCCGTTGCAGCCGGTGCCCCCGTCCACGCGTCCTCAGGATCGCCGCTCGACGGTGAGCCGACGAGCATCGGGGCCGCGGGCGTCGTCGTCCCCCCGTCGCCTCAGCCCACGCCGGCGGACGACGACGCGCCCTCCATGTCTGAAAGCCGCGCCAATGGTGCAGGTTCTGGGGGCGCGGGTTCAGACGGAGCTTCGGCCAACACGGGAGCGGG
Encoded proteins:
- a CDS encoding YegP family protein translates to MAARFEVLKDEARLYRVQLRSAEGVVVAVAQGLQSLDAVKHVIASVRESAAIGLVVDMTQPF
- a CDS encoding transcriptional regulator, translating into MDVRTVQRVPAGQEAARDVVEDSWRRSFRTHPRREDAAVESVLGEDELRSYREGHALAPVMPLISELLVQPATDAGTVVAVGDESGRLLWIDGDRTVRRRAERMAFLEGADWSEGSIGTSAPGTALATRGPIQIAGPEHFSPLVEAFSCTAVPIRDPRSGEPIGVVDITGGEQAISGYAMPLVRAAVAAAEERLRALASASRGSRRAPSSAPAVLSVTGRDHGVLRSGERTLNLSVRHSEILVVLADNPRGLTAEELSDRLYEQSVPAVTLRAELVRLRKVIERFDGGVVLHSRPYRVEGLEVDSMHALAQLERGSHRLALNSYGGQILPRSESPAIAELRDELSATLREAVVGSAGADVLMAYLQLPEAADDTEAWQTALRLLPPRSPKRAAVVAHLERLLGA
- a CDS encoding VOC family protein; translated protein: MPTILNPYLSFKDNAREAMNFYQSVLGGDLTISTFDDFHAAQDESEGPLVMHSMLTTPSGITLMASDTPERMEYRPGTNFSISLSGDDEEELRGYWDKLTDGATITMPLEKAMWGDTFGMLVDKFGISWLVNVASQPEGQSSEESAADVTPQV